One uncultured Draconibacterium sp. genomic window, GATCCTTATTTTACTCCCTTCGACATAGTAGAATTTGCCGATAGTACTGCCGGAAAGAAAAAAATGGAAACCTATCATTTAACGGGTGCATTGAGTTTTCCATTGTCGGAGAAACTAATAATGGGTATAAAAACAAACTACAAAACCATTAGCTATTACAAAATAAAAGACCTCAGGCATACAAACGATATTATGAACCTGGAAACCACTGCAGGTTTAACTTATTCTCTTAACAGGATTGCCGATTTTGGAGTAAACTATTATTTCAGAAAAAGTACTGAAAATACCAGATACCAGGCAGAAGGAAATACCGATCAGCAATTCAATTCTCTAATTAGCTATGGTTCGTTTTTCGGCACACAGGAAAATTTTGGAACGGAAGGGATTACCGGAGATGAAGGGAATAATCCTTTTGTTGATTTTATACACGGAGCAACGTTGCAAATTGATTTATTCCCTGAAAGTAACTTTCACTTTTTTAACGAACTGGGGATAAAATGGAGAAACGGGTATTTCGGGCAAAAATCGTCGGTTGATATTCAGTACACCGAACACGAAGCAAAAAGTTTTCACTACAAAGGAACTTTGTCCATAGAAAGGCTTCAATCCGTGCATCAATTTTCAGTTTGTTTCGACAGGGAAGATTTACTCAACTACGAGAATGCATATAAAGAATCGACCACTGAAGGAGGAAATACCACCGTGGTTTATTATGGCAAAAACCAGGTATTAGACCGCGTTTTATCCAAAGCCTCATTCCAATATACAGGATACATTAATGTTACCGATAACAATCCGGAATGGGTGGCTAATGCCGGCGTATCTGTTTGGCGTAGAGATCAAATGGCTACATTTTA contains:
- a CDS encoding DUF6850 family outer membrane beta-barrel protein, coding for MIRKIYITWVLLIGGVLFAPGLMAQEQINWTDFDYVKNSNNWLSSENAAGLDKLSTEKISFISAYFNKENGDFINYYQSDNSYSFGGLTESFYRLNKVVFYGKMEYSNFSGENMGGSTVLDPYFTPFDIVEFADSTAGKKKMETYHLTGALSFPLSEKLIMGIKTNYKTISYYKIKDLRHTNDIMNLETTAGLTYSLNRIADFGVNYYFRKSTENTRYQAEGNTDQQFNSLISYGSFFGTQENFGTEGITGDEGNNPFVDFIHGATLQIDLFPESNFHFFNELGIKWRNGYFGQKSSVDIQYTEHEAKSFHYKGTLSIERLQSVHQFSVCFDREDLLNYENAYKESTTEGGNTTVVYYGKNQVLDRVLSKASFQYTGYINVTDNNPEWVANAGVSVWRRDQMATFYPYYRKQDVKQVLATASIKKNIIRKNNMYSLSFGGSYGSGSGIEKEDGQFASTSENFATLDQYLFREYEFLTAARASGNIQFRYTKAFAGNYRIYGGVRYSYTKAFDVSYNGDSLGNIALNVGYIF